In Coleofasciculaceae cyanobacterium, the genomic stretch TCCCGTATTGGTTTTGCCCACAACTATCGTGCCTTAAGCCGAGAAGAAATGAGATTTTTGCTTTCTCATTACTGGGAGCAATTTGGCTTGAGTCTTGACCCTAATGATTACACTGATGACGAGGCTGTTGCTACCATTTCACGGATTACCAATGGTAATTTTCGTCTGCTCAATCGTCTCTTCAGACAAATTCAGCGTGTGATGAAGGTCAACGAGCTTAACTGTATCACAGCAGAAGTAGTAGAAGGTGCCAGGGAATGTCTGGTTATTGGTACTGTTTAGAGACAAAGTGGTGAATTATTAAACTATTAAAAAGCGAGTTACTGTTTAATTAATCAAAGTTTAGAATACTTGGTGAATTAACCATGAGATAACTAAACTCCACTATTAAAGATGTTACTTGGCTACGCTCGTGTTAGTACAAATAAGGAAAACTTCGATTTACAACTCGATGCTTTGCGCGAACATGGATGCGAGAAAATATTTACCGATACAGTAAGTGGAGCAAAGGCTATCCGTCCTGGTTTAGATGAAATGCTATCTGAGGCTCAAAGTAAGGATATTATTGTTATCTGGAAATTAGACCGCTTAGGGCGAAGTCTCAAGCATCTGGTTGAATTGGTGGCTGAGTTGAATCAACGAGACATTGGTTTAAGAAGCCTCCAAGATAAGATTGACACTACCAATTCTGAAAAAAAGCTCGTATTAAATATCTTTGCTTCCCTGGCTGAGTTTGAGCGAGAAATAATCCGTGAACGAACCAATGTGGGACTAACTAATGCCAGAGCTAGGGGAAGATTAGGCGGGAGAAAACCTGGACTAAATGAAGAGGCATTAAAAAAAGCAAGAATTGCTGAGTCTTATTATTCAGAAGGAATGCCAGTGAACGAAATTGCTAAGAGCCTGAGTATTTCTAAAGCTACGCTCTACAAGTATTTGCGGTTTCGGGGTGTAGAAATTAGTCCCTATAAAAAAACTCACGGCAGTTGATTTGTATTGCACCACATAATCCTAAAGATTTTACGCCCTTTAATTCTAAAAGCTACATTTCCCACAGATCGGGCGAGCGCCTCAAAATTCGTCATTCTGATTTTCGGATATTGTACATTATTGTTGTTTACCTAATCAAAGTATATTATTCTCTTTAATAGATTTAATAGATGAGTTTAGTAAACAATCTTTGATAATATGTTCCTTGGTTATGCTCGCGTGAGTACAAAAGAGCAAAATTTAGATTTACAGCTTGATGCTCTGCGTTTGCATGGATGCAAAAAATTTTTTACCGATACTGTTAGTGGAGCAAAAACTGCTCGTCCTGGTTTGGATGAAATTTTGAAAGAAGCGCGACCAAAAGATGTAATTGTGATTTGGAAATTAGATCGCCTAAGGCGATTGCGGAGCTAGCCGTAGGCATCGCTCAAGCACCTAGTCGAATTAGTAGCAGAACTAAATCAAAGAGATATTGGCTTGAGGAGTTTGAACGATCCGATTGATACGACGACTCCTCAAGGGAGATTGGTGTTTAATATTTTTGCTTCTTTGGCTGAGTTTGAACGAGAAATTATCAGAGAAAGAACTAATGCAGGATTGGCTGCTGCCAGAGCCAGAGGAAGAGTAGGCGGACGCAAACCAGGATTGTCGCAAGACGCTCAAAGGAAGGCTCGTATTGCCCAATCTTATTATGAAGAAGGAATGCCCGTTAATCAGATTGCTAAGGATTTAGATATTTCTAAAGCTACTCTTTATAAGTATCTGAGATATAGAGGGGTGGAGATTGGAAAATATGGAGAAAAGTCATAATTTAAACTCCTGCTGGCAATTGTCTTTTCACAATACCTATTAATCTTCAAAAAGCATTTCCGTAAATACGATTTTCTGTATTCATATAATTACGGAATTAAAGCCGATAGGATAAGCATCACACATATTTAGGATCTTATATTGAGATTAATATACCTTGCCCAATTAAGTCTTCCATTTGCCTTTTTACCTGGTTGGCTAGCTGGCTACTTTGAATTAAAACGCCCATTTCCATATTGAGTGTAAAAGCATACTCAGTAAGGTTTGCACTAGTGATAAATAATTTATGAGAATCAGCGATCGCGGACTTAATATGTAAAGAGCCATATCTACCTTCACTATCTACAGGTCTATTGTGTTTTGGCCAGATAAACACTTGTGCTTGCTTGATAATCTCTTTGCCCAAAGCCTGTTTAATGCCAAAAGGAATTTTGTCAGCAACTTCAGGGCTTTCAGCGATTAAGCGTACTTTCACGCCTCTGTTTAGAGCTTCTATTAATGCTTGAGCGATTTCAGGAATCTTGTAGACAGCAAAGCTGATCAAGGTTAATTCTGCTTCGGCTTCTTTAATTAGTTGAAGTAAAACCCGATCTGTTCTCCGCAATGGAATTTGTGTCACCTCTGGACCACTCCAAACTAATTCAGCATTAATTTCTTGACGACTTTGTTTTACCGAATAAGCAGAACTCATTAAAGCTGTAGCTAAAGAGGAACTATTCCAATCAGGATTTTCTTGCGCCCAAAGATCGAGCAATTCACTAACTGAACGACGAAATTTAGGTATTGAAATTTGACTTAAAATACGATTTTTTAAGGATTTATTAGAAGTTGAGTCATCATTGAGAAGTATCTCTACTAAATTTTCTAATAGTGATGGCGGTAAAGAACTTACTATAAAGTGAATTTGTGCCAATAATTGGCTGGTCATTGTTTAAATAGGATAATTGAGATTTTATTGGTTTTAAGATTCACTTTTGAAAAAAGCAAGATCGTCTTTAGTTACTGTAGGAACTAAAACAGAACGATCCAGTAATTTGTTTCCCCGTTCACAGGAAGTTTCTGGGGCAAATAAGCAGGAGTGACAAGCCGACCAGTGAAGGGAAGGAGTTCCCTCATCAGGTATATGCTCGGCACATAAAGGATCTGCCGTACATATTTTCATTTGCTCAAGAGCTTGATTGATATGATACCCAAGAGTTTTGGCTTCTCCCAGTTTAACTAGTCCACCTAATGTTCCTTCACTGTCAGGGGCAGCAGTATAAATAAGTAGTCCCGCTTGGGAGCCATGTTCGGCTTCAGAAGTTTGAGAATAAATTCTTTCTCTAAGACTAGCTGCGCTATAGCCACATTCAAGAGTTAACTGTCGTATCAAAGCATGAGTAAATGAATGAATTAGCATATATCGCATTCCAGAAAAGGGAACTTTATCTACTAAATCTGGATTGCGGACGTTGAGCCATTGTTTTTGAGCTTCTCTAGTACGAATGGCTTGCTTAGTAATCTCTGAGCTATTTTCCCAGGCTCTAATTAACTCCTCTTCAAACTCTAAAAATATTCCTTCTCCTTTGATTTCCGTGGCAGGAATCCATTTAGGAGGTTTCCTGCTGATAGGAGCTAGAGATTGCTCTGTTTGATTTTCTAAATCTCCTAACTCTCCTGGTGATTGAATACGGGTAAATCCAATTAAAGCTCTAACTTCCCTTAGCTTATGGACAAGAACAATTTTCTTGAAATATTTTTCATATCCTTCTGGGGGCGTGGTTGGTTCTAGACGAAAATCAGAATTATTTTTGCTGGTATCGGCAAGAGAAAACACTTCCCACTCAGGAGTTTTAAGGTCTTGATGTTGCTCGTCTTCTGATGATTGTTTTTGAGCTTCTATCGCTTTCCAGATTTCTGAGGTAGGAAAAGAAG encodes the following:
- a CDS encoding DUF1998 domain-containing protein — encoded protein: MGKQVKELRLPPLPEEAAKSPFDEAANIGIPVAPFPNWMLCPKCKLLASLNSGLFELKHNAYRPGETRYQHKNCRKAIKPPNVIPVKFQVACDKGHLDDFPWRYFVHKENSDCDGSLRLFELGLSGTPSDIQVKCDKCEQSRMLSDAFGSQGKQNMPGCRGRHPHLRNFDDSCKQQMKTILLGASNSWFSATLSALSIPKGSNKLAELVEKNWAMLGKLESQELLENFLPILQASGQLQDFASFPTSEIWKAIEAQKQSSEDEQHQDLKTPEWEVFSLADTSKNNSDFRLEPTTPPEGYEKYFKKIVLVHKLREVRALIGFTRIQSPGELGDLENQTEQSLAPISRKPPKWIPATEIKGEGIFLEFEEELIRAWENSSEITKQAIRTREAQKQWLNVRNPDLVDKVPFSGMRYMLIHSFTHALIRQLTLECGYSAASLRERIYSQTSEAEHGSQAGLLIYTAAPDSEGTLGGLVKLGEAKTLGYHINQALEQMKICTADPLCAEHIPDEGTPSLHWSACHSCLFAPETSCERGNKLLDRSVLVPTVTKDDLAFFKSES
- a CDS encoding helix-turn-helix domain-containing protein, whose translation is MAAARARGRVGGRKPGLSQDAQRKARIAQSYYEEGMPVNQIAKDLDISKATLYKYLRYRGVEIGKYGEKS
- the drmC gene encoding DISARM system phospholipase D-like protein DrmC is translated as MTSQLLAQIHFIVSSLPPSLLENLVEILLNDDSTSNKSLKNRILSQISIPKFRRSVSELLDLWAQENPDWNSSSLATALMSSAYSVKQSRQEINAELVWSGPEVTQIPLRRTDRVLLQLIKEAEAELTLISFAVYKIPEIAQALIEALNRGVKVRLIAESPEVADKIPFGIKQALGKEIIKQAQVFIWPKHNRPVDSEGRYGSLHIKSAIADSHKLFITSANLTEYAFTLNMEMGVLIQSSQLANQVKRQMEDLIGQGILISI
- a CDS encoding recombinase family protein, translating into MLLGYARVSTNKENFDLQLDALREHGCEKIFTDTVSGAKAIRPGLDEMLSEAQSKDIIVIWKLDRLGRSLKHLVELVAELNQRDIGLRSLQDKIDTTNSEKKLVLNIFASLAEFEREIIRERTNVGLTNARARGRLGGRKPGLNEEALKKARIAESYYSEGMPVNEIAKSLSISKATLYKYLRFRGVEISPYKKTHGS